One Anabaena sphaerica FACHB-251 DNA segment encodes these proteins:
- the opcA gene encoding glucose-6-phosphate dehydrogenase assembly protein OpcA, whose product MAPQASTIYSLQAPKDVSLTDIENELNQIWQSYGIQGEDGGLPAATRATTFTLVVYEPEETQYLLAATGFYNGPIDGILGPQTQASLRELQKQHGLPESGIPTPETITILREEYFKLQHSGAAGDSHGAAMGYTFSPTSPTIADEIALRNPCRIIALCPIAGEDEGVKAQVSAYCPIQKQSSSTLICCEYITLTGTAAALERIGGMIPALLIGGLPKFLWWKATPDSNNPLFKRLAAVCNNVIVDSCNFNSPESDLLTLQDLAETGVPLADLNWRRLSAWQELTAEAYDAPQRRAALTEIDRVTIDYEKGNPSQALLYLGWFASRLEWQPVAYKKECGDYDITSITFVSKDQRQIEAELAGVPVADVGEIVGDLIALRLNSTNPQANCGTLICTETGGCMRMETQGGAQSAGLFQQVSSLAEQKPEVLLSQQVQRWGREALFEESLAVITKTIKLGNG is encoded by the coding sequence ATGGCTCCCCAAGCTTCTACAATTTATTCCCTACAAGCCCCCAAGGATGTTTCCCTAACTGATATTGAGAACGAACTCAATCAAATCTGGCAAAGTTACGGCATCCAAGGGGAAGACGGCGGTTTACCTGCTGCTACCCGTGCGACTACATTTACTTTAGTTGTTTACGAACCAGAAGAAACCCAGTATTTGTTAGCAGCTACTGGTTTTTATAACGGTCCGATTGATGGTATTTTGGGACCCCAAACCCAAGCCTCTCTACGGGAACTACAAAAACAACACGGACTGCCAGAAAGCGGTATTCCCACACCAGAAACTATCACTATCCTGCGGGAAGAATACTTCAAACTTCAGCATAGTGGAGCGGCTGGAGATAGTCACGGTGCAGCGATGGGCTATACTTTCAGTCCTACCAGTCCCACCATTGCTGATGAAATTGCCCTACGTAACCCTTGCCGCATCATCGCTTTATGCCCCATTGCCGGTGAAGATGAAGGTGTCAAGGCGCAAGTTTCGGCATACTGCCCGATTCAAAAGCAATCTTCCAGCACTTTGATTTGTTGTGAATACATCACTCTAACTGGTACTGCTGCGGCTTTGGAACGCATTGGCGGCATGATTCCGGCTTTGTTAATTGGTGGTTTGCCTAAGTTCCTGTGGTGGAAAGCTACACCAGATTCTAATAATCCTTTGTTCAAGCGATTGGCCGCAGTTTGTAATAATGTGATTGTTGATTCTTGTAATTTTAATTCTCCCGAAAGTGATTTATTGACTTTGCAAGATTTGGCAGAAACAGGTGTACCTTTGGCTGATTTAAATTGGCGGCGTTTGTCTGCATGGCAAGAGTTGACTGCTGAGGCTTATGACGCACCCCAACGTCGGGCAGCGTTAACAGAAATTGACCGTGTAACTATTGATTACGAAAAAGGCAACCCGTCCCAAGCTTTATTGTATTTAGGTTGGTTCGCGAGTCGGTTAGAATGGCAACCTGTTGCTTATAAAAAAGAATGCGGTGATTATGATATTACCAGCATTACTTTTGTATCTAAAGACCAAAGACAAATAGAAGCAGAGTTAGCAGGTGTTCCCGTTGCCGATGTGGGTGAAATTGTCGGTGATTTGATTGCTTTGCGTCTCAATTCTACTAATCCTCAAGCTAATTGCGGTACTCTGATTTGTACTGAAACTGGCGGTTGTATGCGGATGGAAACTCAAGGTGGCGCTCAATCTGCTGGTTTGTTCCAACAAGTAAGTTCTCTGGCTGAACAAAAACCGGAGGTGTTGTTAAGTCAGCAGGTACAACGTTGGGGACGTGAAGCTTTATTTGAGGAAAGTTTGGCAGTAATTACTAAAACTATTAAGTTGGGAAATGGGTAA